The sequence TATCAGTACATTTTAAAGGCTACGGGGATAGCcagtatttaataattttagtatattttatttttgaatttttgaaaaattatctgtGAATAATAAACTGTATATGTTAACTATTATGAACCAGGAAATTCACTAGCCAGTAGACCTTAACATTTTTGGATAGGGTCCACATTATAGGAACCTTAACAAAAGTGTTACTCTACAGTGTtacttattgttattttaaatcagGATTTAGCTGCAGTTTCTTTGGAACTTCCAGATATTCTGAATTCACTCCACTTCTGCagtctaaatgaaaatgaaattatttgtatGAAGAATATAAATAAACCATCAGGTATAAGCAGTGATCCTCTAAATCAGGTAACTTTTGTAGATAATTTCTAATGAGATTTTTAGGGCAAATTTTACTATATTTGATAAAGATGATTAAACTTTTAAATGCTTGGatgacatttgttttttttaaatggtatctCAAGGAAATATGATTCATAAGAAATATAACTCATGAAGCATTGACATCCCTAAAGGATATAATAATTTTGGTCATatcttataaattatattttttaactgtGAAGTTCCGTAGATGGTATGCAAGTACATGTtaattttttctgaaaatttattatttctggaTTTCTTGAACTACTTATACCTTTGTATAAGCTACAGTGACTTTTCCCTATTATGGCcaatttcaaatttatataaatgttacgCTATATGTTTTAGAGAATGTACTTCAGTTCATTTTCTGGCTTAAAAAAATTCCATGTAAAGTGGACATCTGATGtattctttataaataaaaatgttaccatTTCTTATAGGTGGTTAGTTTTATAATATTCAGCATTTAGTTCTTTACCAAGTATGATTTTGTTGATAATGCATCAGAGAAAATGCTTTGCATTCTAAGAGATAAGACATATACAATTgaaccagaaaatttaaaatttggattattttagttttaaaaaaactgCTATGTTGTTCTTTATAAGGTCTGCCAATAAAACTAGAACTGCTTGCTTCATTTCCTTAATTATGTTCTTTATTCGTATTTACTTTGCTTTATTTGCTAGGATATAAGAGGTGATAAGCTATTAtatttgatttctagttttttgaataaataatttcatCAGTATTTACTTGAAAAAAGTAGTATGAGGGGGGAAATCTGGTTACTTgtatttttaaagctataaaCATTGTAAGTTGTAATGCTAGGGAAATTTAAGTAAAAGGAGTAGACTTTTAACAATTGTGATAGGAAGGAAGATGGCATCATACTTGAAACTACGGGAAAatgggattaaaaataaaagaaaatagaacttgGTTGCTGCccccaaacaatttataataGTTAGTGAGATAGGTGAATGATTAAGGAAAATCATAGGGCTGTACAGTAATACAGGAAAACATAATTGCTCAAAGGAATGGATAGTAAGTTTCATAACATTTCAGGAGACTAGGTAGAATTTGAATACCTGGATAAAAGAAGATGGGAGAAAAAAGGACTGGAAAGTGAAAAATgtagagaaagaataaagaagtaAACATTACAAAACCAAGGAGCTTTTCAGGATGCAtgaatttcttgtttgtttttttctctgagattGTCTTATATCTTGGCTTTACTTCATGTTGTtttgtatttgaaattaaaattgtttttattatcttcTATCTTTCCCAAGAGTCATCCTTCTGGAATGCTTTGTGTCATGAGAGTGTCACCTACATCACCAAGACTTAGGATTGATTTTATCTTTAGTCTCCTAAGTAAATATGCTACTGGTATAAGGTACACCTTGGACACATTCTTGCATCAGAAGCACCAACTTGAGACCactgatgaagatgatgatgatactAACCAGTCTGTGTCATCCATAGAGGATGACTTTGTCACTGCTTTTGAGCActtagaagaggaagagacttCAAAGCCATACAATGATGGTTTGTTTTTCATTAGACTTTTTCCTAAAATAGGGaattaaaatttttcagttttgaaaattttaaggCAGGCTTGTTCAGTTGAAATTTATGTTGAGATTTGATTCAATTTAaaccttttaactttttttctgattaccTGAGGAAATTCCTTATGATTTTTAAGTTCATTGTAATCTGGTTTTCAGTTTTGCTTATTTCAGGTTTTCATATTTAGTTGGTGCTATTCACGCACTGGTTACATCATTAAGTGTCTGGAACATTCCTAGGTTCCAATTTTGGAAGAGTTAGCTGGCAGAGTCTCCACGGTAATTTTTCTAACATGCGTGACAGCATGCAAAACATCCCATAGACCAGGTATCCCTAGACATAGAGtaaactgaaattattttataaacagtatATTTACTTTCAAATGTTACTTGGGTGAATCTTTCTGTTAAACATAGTTTAGAAGatacacataaatattatatgtttaaAGTCAGTTTATTCCATGGATTTAAGTTAATTTCCAAAAAGTTTTGTTCAAAAATAATTTcaccatttcattcttttcctatAGGAATGAACATTACTGTGCTAAGGAGCCAGTGTGGTGCTGCTTCCCAGACGGTTACTGGTCATCATTTAGAAACCCATGATTTAAAGATTCTCATTAGCTCTGGACAGCAGAAGTCATTGGCTAAACCCTCAACTTCCTCAGTGAATGTCCTGGGACATAAAGAACTACCTTCTGTGAAAACTTCAGTCACAACATCAATTTCAGAGCCTTGGACCCAAAGGAGTTTCTATAGGTCATCTAATGCTTCAGATAAAGATAGTgatttacagaaaacatttttttcgtCTTCTCCTGCCTACTCATCTGAATCAGAATGTTCAAGTCCAAGTCCTGTTATTTTCTTGGATGAAGAGGGATATCAAAAAAGCTTAAAAGCAAAACTTGAGCTGCCTAAAATTCCTGTGATGAAAGATGATATAGAGGATTCAGACTCAGAAGTAAGTGAATTTTTTGATAGTTTTGATCAGTTTGATGAACTAGAACAAACTTTAGAGACTTGCCTGTTTAACAAAGATCCCGTCATAGGGAAGTCATCGCAGAGGAAAGGGCACAAACATGGAAAGTCATGTATGAATCCTCAAAAATTCAAGTTTGATCGTCCAGCTCTCCCAGCTAATGTTAGAAAGCCAACTCCTCGTAAACCAGAATCTCCATATGGTAACCTGTGTGATGCTCCAGATTCTCCTCGCCCAGTGAAGGCATCAAGGGAAGATAGTGGTTTATTTAGTCCTATTCGATCCTCTGCTTTTAGTCCTCTTGGAGGCTGTACTCCAGCTGAATGTTTTTGCCAaacagatactggtggagatagGATTCATGAAAATCATGATTCTGTTTATTACACCTATGAAGACTATGCAAAAAGCATTTCATGTGAAGTACTAGGCTCAGTTCTTCGTACCCACCATACTAATACCCTATCAAATATTAACAGTATTaaacatggagaaaataaaactgtaactTTTAAGCATGGAAACCTTgatcaaaaaaataaatctaaaaataaatccTTAATGATTAAAGATAGCATTCAAAAATTTGCAGCAGATCTTGTGGAAAAAAGTTTTGGCAGTGCATTTAAAGACTTACAGAAAGGAGTCTCTTCATGTACCAATGCTTTGTGCCACTTAGCCATCAAATTGACATCATCTGTTTTGCAGATGGCATTTGATGAGCTGAGAAGGCAGCGTGCATTTTCACTAAAAGAACGTGCCATTAgtggcctggctaactttttggtGAGTGAAGCTTTATCAAATGCCTTAAAAGATTTACGGTATGTAAAGAAGCAGATATTCACAAACACAGTTGCTAGGTTTGCTGCAGATCTTGCTGAAGAGCTTGTTTTTGAAGGCATCATGGAGGTGTGTCAGTTTTCATATCCTCAAACGCCTGCATCTCCACAGTGTGGGTCGTTTGACTTTGAAGACAAAGTAGTGAAGTCGTATGCAAAAGATTTGTCTGAATCTGTAATACAGGAAGCGTTCATTGAGCTATCACAAGTTGATGTGACCTGTACAACAAAGGCAGCAGTTAGTGTCTCTACGGATAATATCAAGTATGTGAGTGCAGAAAGTGTAGTGCCATCGACACAGGCTGTCacattttccccttcttttcacaATCAAGCAATTATGGTGACAAAACCAGTGCAGGAATATAAAAAGGAATACACAGTGCAGCAGGCCTTGTTTTGTACTTCTGGAATTGTTACTTCTATACCGGTGCCCTTGGCAGGAAGTGCCCTTCTCCCATATCATATTTCATCTACTGCATGTCAGGCCAAGGCTCATCTGTCATCTGATGATAGTAATTCAAATGGTGATTCTGCCCAAGTGCATATTGTcacaaaaaacagagaagaaaaagcagCTTGTCTCAGAAATATTTGTTTACCTTCAGAACACAATCCAGGTAATCAGAATGATTTTAAACCAACTAATGACGATATTGAAATGCAGAGTTCCTCAAAATTACCAAATGATCCTGCAATTATTAGCAACTTTTCTGCAGCAGTGGTGCATACGATAGTAAATGAAACTTTAGAGTCAATGACATCATTGGAAGTTACAAAAATGGTTGATGAACGTACAGATTATTTAACTAAATCTTTAAAGGAGAAAACCCCTCCATTTTCCCACTGTGATCAGGCAGTGCTGCAATGCAGTGAAGCTAGTAGCAATAAGGACATGTTTGCTGACCAGTTATCTAAATCTATTATTAAACATTCCATAGATAAGAGCAAATCAGTGATCCTAAATATAGATAAAAATGCAGTATACAAGGAAAGCTTGCCTGTTTCTGGAGAAGAATCACAGTTGACACCAGAAAAGTCTCCCAAATTTCCTGACTCTCAGAATCACTTAACTCACTGCTCACTTTCAGCTGCAAAGGATTGTGTTCCAGAATGTAAAGTTTCTATGGTTCATGGATCCTCCCTAGAGACACTGCCATCTTGTCCAGCTGTGACAGGTCAGAAATCTGACTTGAAGGAATCTGCTAAGGATCAACCACTGAAAAAGCATAACTTGAATAATACATCGCTTGAGGCCTTGTCTTTTGGACAGGAAAACCCCTTTCCTCATTCACATACTTTCTCATCTACAGCACTTACCTGTGTAGATGGTTTGCATGTGGAAGATAAACAGAAAGTCAGAGACAGAAATGTAATACCTGATACTCCTCCATCAACTCCTCTAGTACCATCCCAGGCTAGTTCTGAATGGGATATCAAGAAGTTAACTAAAAAGCTCAAGGGAGAATTAGCCAAAGAGTTTGCACCTGCTACACCACCTTCTACTCCACACAACTCATCTGTTGGTAGTTTGTCTGAGAATGaacaaaatactatagaaaaAGAAGAGTTCATGTTGAAACTCATGCGATCTCTTTCTGAAGAAGTTGAGAGTAGTGAAAGTGGAGAGCTCCCAGAAGTGGATGTGAAGTCGGAGCACTCAGGGAAGAAGGTTCAGTTTGCAGAAGCATTAGCTACACACATCCTTTCTCTTGCAACTGAAATGGCAGCTTCCCatttagataataaaataattcaagaacCCAAGGTTAAAAACCCTTGCTTAAATGTGCAAAGTCAAAGAAGTGTGTCGCCTACTTTTTTAAACCCCTCAGacgaaaatttgaaaacattatgcaatTTTGCAGGTGATCTGGCAGCAGAAGTCATTACAGAAGCTGAGAAAATAGCAAAAGTCCGAAATTGTATGCTTTTCAAGCAAAAGAAGAACAGTTGTTATGTTGATGGTGACCAAGATTATAAAGTAGAAGAGAAGTTGGATATAGAGGCTGTAGTGCACCCAAGAGAAGTGGatccatttattctttcattaccATCAAGTTCTTGTATGTCAGGTCTGATGTATAAGTATCCCAGCTGTGAAAGTGTGACAGATGAATATGCAGGTCACATTATTCAGATACTAAAACAGGAAGGTGGTAATAGTGAGTTGATAATGGATCAGTATGCCAATAGGCTTGCCTACCGATCTGTTAAATCAGGATTACAGGAAGCATCTAAGACAACCAAAGTGCAGTGCAACTCAAGAATGTTCCCTGTGCCAAGTACACAAGTGAAAACAAACAAGGAACTGTTAATGTTTTCAAACAAAGAGCACCACCAAGAAGCAGACAAAAAGAGacaaagtaaaagaaatgaaGGTTACTTTTGTAAAAATCAAACTTGTGAAAGGACCCTGGATCCATATAGAAATGAGGTCTCCGAACTGTATAGTTTTTCAACCTCTCTCGTTCACAGCATAACAAAAGATGCTAAGGAAGAGCTGACAGCCTCTCTAGTTGGCCTACCAAAATCCTTAACAGATTCTTGCTTGTTTGAAAAATCTGGATGTGAAGAAGATAATGAGTGTCACGTTACACCAGAATTGCCTAAGTCTCTTCAGCCTTCCTCACAAAATCACAGGTTTTACCACAGCACTGGCAGTTTAAATGGATATGGTTGTGGAGACAATGTTGTTCAAGCTGTAGAACAGTATGCCAAAAAAGTAGTGGATGACACTCTAGAGCTAACTCTAGGATCTACAGTGTTCCGAGTGTCTGAGACCACAAAATCAGCAGACAGGGTCACTTATGCAGAAAAGTTGTCACCTCTTACAGGTCAAGCTTGCAGATACTGTGACCTTAAAGAACTCCACAATTGCACTGGAAATTCATCTCAGCACTTTTTCAGACAGGGTTCTCTTGCCAGTAGTAAGCCAGCTTCTAATCCAAAATTTAGCAGCCGCTATCAGAAATCTAGGATTTTTCATCTCAGTGTCCCTCAGATTCATGTTAATCTTGATAAGAAGGCAGTGCTTGCTGAGAAGATAGTTGCTGAAGCCATTGAAAAAGCTGAGCGAGAGCTGAGCAGTACCAGCCTGGCAGCCGACAGTGGGATCGGACAGGAGGGTGCCAGCTTTGCTGAAAGCCTTGCCACAGAAATCATGACAGCAGCTGTCACAAATGTTGGGCATGCTGTTAGCAGGTAAGTTTCACGTTTCTTTTGGTGGttaatgataaatgaaaaagataaatgtgATCCTATATGTCTTAGGTCCTGTTCATAAAGGAATGATTATTTTTAACCCTACATAAACAAAAGTTTTCCCTGTTGCATTTATGTATTGTTTCATATCCTACACATGACTTTAATATATTTTGGTCTCCTGATCCCTTTTGAGGGAAGGTGTTATCCATTTACAGAGCTGGAAAATGAGGGTTGGATAAAATAATCACCTTATCCAAGTTCATAGAGCTATGAAGTAGGTAAAGTTGAATTAAATAAATAGCTAGGGAATTTTAtatagtagtccccccttattcTCAATTTTGCTTTCCTCAATCTgaaaatgttaaatggaaaattccagaaataagcgATTCGTAAGTTTTAAGTTGCatgttctgagtagcatgatgaagtCTCACACCATCTCACTCAGGATGTGAATTACCCCTTTATCCAGTTTATCCATACTACATGTGCTGTTCACCTGTTAGTCACTTAGAAGGTATCTCAGTTATCAGGTCCACAAACCTGGTATGTACAGGGCTTGATGCTATCTGCagtttcagacatccactgggTGTCTTAGATCATATCCCccatggataaggggggactattCTATAGTAAATGTAGAATATTACTATATTAATTTACTATTCTGAGATTAAATTTTTGTACACCTTTCTTCATTCACAAGGGTAAGTTTTCTTATAAAGACCATGGTTAAACTACTctgaagaagaaagtgaaaattcTTTACATACTTACACCATTTCTCTTGATTGGTTCACAATCTAAGAGGACAGTTCTTTCTGGTAGTCCTACAGTGTCCTGTTTTTCAGTAGCTATCTCTTGTGctcagtgattctttttttttttttttgagatggagtctcgcactgttgcccaggctggagtgcagtggcacaatctcagctcactgcaacctttgcctcccgggttcaagcgattcctgtgcctcagcctccctagtagctgggattacaggcacccaccaccacgcccagctaatttttgtatttttagtagagacagggtttcaccaagttggccaggctggtctcgaactcctgacctcaggtgatctgcccacctcagcttcccaaagtgctgggatcacaggcgtgagccaccgcaaccagccATGCTCAGTGATTCTTTAATAACAACTTAGTTACAGTTTTTCACTTTAAACCTTCTTTGTCCCTGAGAAGATATCAGGACCAACTTGTGTTATTAGTTGATAGGATGATATTTGTAAGTCCTGCTTGAAAGAGAAAATGCTTTAAGTTGAGGTGGAATTTAATTGAGTCACATGATATTCCAGATTTTTGAGTAGCTTCTGTTAAAGCCATGACATGGTCTGCCTCTTTTCTTATCcatcttaaaatagggagatatAGCTTGGCCAGGATTCTTGAATCCAATTGCTCCATAGCGTCTACTTGAGATGAGAGATGATGTAGGTTTCTGGTGAACTAGGAGAGGTCTCTATTTGCCCTAATCAGGCAGCCTTCTTTCTCCTagaccaggggttggcaaactacagtCTGTGGGCCAATGTGGCCTACTGGTTGTTTTTGTATGGACTGCAGGCTAAGAAcagatttcatgtttttttttaatggttgaaaaaaatcaaatgatattTTGTGATGtggaaattatatgaaattcaaatttcagtatttataaataaagttttattgggacacaACCATGCTCATTCAATTACACATTTCTGTGGCTGCCTTTGTGctataatggcagagttgagtagttgggacAGAGGCTGTATGACCAGCAGTGCCTATGTACTTCCTGTTTggcctgtattagttcattttcacactgctataaagataccacatgagactgagtaatttataaacaaaggaggtttaattgactcacagttctgcatggctgggaaagcctcaggagacttacagtcatggcacaaggcaaaggggaagcaagtgttttcttcacaaggcagcaggagagagagaagggggagctgccagacacttttaaaaccatcagctctcatgagaactccctcactgtcatgagaacagcatggaggaagccgccctcatgatccaatcacctcccaccaggtccctccctgggggttacaatttgagatgagatttgggtagggacatagagccaaaccatatcatgaccTCTTATAGAAAACAATTGCGAACCTCTGTCCTAgatccacattttctttttcactacaTACCAGTTCCTAGTAtgataataaacataataaatggtTAATAAATATTCTCATGAATAGGTAATAAATTAGGCCTTTTTAcaattgaaataattttcctcATACAGGTTGCTTCAggctattttactttttactccTCCTCAGTTCAGTCCTGTCTGCCCTACGGACCCATCCGTCCCCCTTTCCTCCCACCCTCATGGGAAGAAAAGAGACTGTCCTCTAAAGTTTTTAAGACATCACTCTCAGGGGCTAGCAAATGCCTTTGTTATTGATTTTCTCAGTAATTTCCACTTTTCCTTCTTAGAGTTGGGTGAGTAGATAGCCCCTAAAGTTCTTCCTGTAAGCCAGTGCTGTCCAATTTCAGCTTTTTATTAAGGCTGGAGTAAttcttttcctgcttctcttcttAATAATTGTGCTAGGGTTCTGTAAATACTGACTAAGGAAAGCTGACTCTAGTGTGTAGAGTTTAcgtttaacattttttatttctaaagttaAATTTGTCTTTCAAGCTTGAAAGGAGATTCATTCAGATGGATTATTCTTTAAGGTATTATTTCACCTGAAGTCCCTTTTTGTTTGATTCATGAACATGACCATAAATATTTCACAAACTATAATGAACAGAGAGGTGGCATATGAATGCAATTGGGAAATTATGTGAtagtacatttttattcatttttgtttgttgtttgtttgtttgtagagatgagatctcactatgttgctcaggctgatcttgaattcctgagctcaagcaatcctcctgccctagcctcccgaagtgctgagattgcaagcatgagccaccgtgcctggctgatagTGCATTTTTAGCCAACAAAACGATTATATTCTGAGCTATCATTCTGAGCCAAAATAACCTCACAGTCATTATAAACTCTTCTCTGGACCTCATCCTTTGGGTCATTTCAGCCAAAAACCAtgagaatgtggcacatattaGGAAAAGTATTCAAAAAAACAAAGTAGTAATCTATCAATGGTTCAGAACTATAATGTGCCTATGCTTGGAATGCTCAGTATCATTCTGTATCTTACAAAATTAGAATAGCTGAAAAAATGGGGGGCAATTCAGGGGCTATTCTCAGGATAGCACTAGGGATACGGAAGTAagtaaaacaggcaaaaatctGCATTCTCTTGGAGCTTATGTTATAGTGGAATAAGACAATaggtaagtaaaatatatagtatgtcaCATAGTGATAAGtgtttgggggaaaaataaagcaaggtagGGAGTTAGGGAGTTAGAGAGTGCTGGTGGTGACAGTGGCGGTGGCCATTAGGGCTGGTTTACAGTTTTGGATAGGTAGCAGGGGAAACAATACTGGCAAAGTGATACTTGAGCCAAAAACCAAAGGTGAAATGAGAATAAGTCATGTGGGAGTCACCGAGAACAGATTTCCAGGCCTAGGGGTGGGACTGTGCATGTTTGGGAAACAACAGAGAGGCTTGTGTTGCTGAAGTGGGAGGAGTGGGCCAGGGAGAACAGTAGGAGTTCAGATGGATGTTATAAGAGGGGACAGGCAGTATGTTTTAAGGATTTGGGCTCTTCGGCTTGGTGGGAAGCCATTGGAAGGTTTTGATCAGAAGactgacattttttctttttatgaaaacaTCACTTTGAACTACTTTGTTGAACATAAAATGTAGTGGGACAATTAAAATAGTTGAGCAGTGAATGGACTTTCTTGTGATGATGGAATAAAAGTATAAATGCCTCTtattgagaaaaatgaaagggGTTATGATCTATGTTCAAAATCTTGAAGAGATTTGGTTAGTTTGAATACAGGCTTGATCGACAATACTAGAATTTCTTGAACGACTTTTTTGTTCTTAAAGCCAGAAAGAGACTCCtttaacataaataaaagtaCTGTTTTACAAAGCAGATGATAACTTAGGAACTTGTACTGCCCCATGGTATCTCAGTTGAAAAATGAACTGCTTTAAGTAGAATTTAGAGAAATAATGCCCTAGGGATAGATCCATTGTAGATTAACAAAGTAAGTTATGGCTGTTGGTGGGTACCTCAGTTAACTTTGAAATTAATACGCTATCCTACAGTCTGTTTGTTGGCAGACTCAAATAAAGGATTACATGAGCCACTGGTCTGATTCCGAAtaccatttcttgtttttatcatctTTGTCATCAAATTGATAGTCTTGTAAGTTCGGAATCTGGGATGctttcaatttgattttttttctttttttcttctttttagttcaaaagaaatagaagactttCAGTCAACCGAGTCTGTCGGTAGCCAGCAGATGAACCTCAGTATTGGTGATGACAGCACTGGTAGCTGGTCCAATTTAAGTTTTGAAGATGAACACCAAGATGAAAGCAGCAGTTTTCATCATCTAAGTGAAAGGTAACTACACTTTTGCGTATAATTGTGTAGTTTAGGTCCTCAGATCTTAGAAGTGAGCTATaaatttacattattatttaaaaattctaaatttgaaaatatgctattactttcaaaatgtattttattattcacaatgtatttctaattgtttttaacACTTATTTAATACAGTAagtagcccagctaattttattggGGTGTGCCAATAGTTGATTTGAAAAATACtgcatacatttaattttatgccTTTTAAGCTTCTCCCAAACTTTTTATGAACTTctgaggaaaatttttttttttcactttaaaaagggtccttttttttctttaaagaacagGAAAAAGGACAGGTATCTGTAAAAGGCATCAAAGTAGCCCTGTACTTTTCCTGACATTAGTTAAAATAGTATCTTTTTGGTGGGGCGAGGGTCCCTGCTTGTCCTGCTGTTAGGAACAAAATGACCTGGAAGACTTATGCTTGAATGATTGAAAATACGTAAGTCAAAGCCattataaaaatgtgattttgtATAGCACAAGGCACTTACCTCATATATAACTTTTCTTAGTTAACTTTGTTCATAACAGtggtgtttgaaatattttattaattttgagacagttGTTTCTTATAGTCTTAACCTCTACCTAAAGGCATTTCTGACTAACCTATAAAATTCTATAAACTCTTTATCCACATTAACTGATAACTGGAAATAATAGATACCATTTGTAGCAGAGTCTTGAGGGAGGAAAGGGTTCTTAGCATATTGCTGGTTTCAGGCATGTGTGGAAAGGACCTGTGAACCATCAGTTGAACTTAGCCCCTGGAAATGGCAAACTAGGTGTGGGAGGGAAGGCAACTCTTGGAAAAGGGAATGAGGTAGCATAAGGAAAGGAAATGGCTTTTCACCTGATAGAACACTTCATCTCGGAGAGTTTTGTTTGATGCTTGGATTAACctggaaatattaatatttttgtaaagtaTATTTTGTCATAGTTTATTATGGTGCTATATAAACCACCAATATTTCTTAAAATCTAGGTTCAAAAAGACAGTGTTTAAAACTGGTAGAAGCAAGTGGGGGCAATGTCACAAATCATGATTTGGCCCTTTTCTATAACTTTATCTAGAAAAGGATA comes from Pan troglodytes isolate AG18354 chromosome 14, NHGRI_mPanTro3-v2.0_pri, whole genome shotgun sequence and encodes:
- the AKAP11 gene encoding A-kinase anchor protein 11 isoform X2 encodes the protein MATFRNNHMKTKASVRKSFSEDVFQSVKSLLQSQKELCSVTAEDCLQQDEHANLTEVTFLGFNEETDAAHIQDLAAVSLELPDILNSLHFCSLNENEIICMKNINKPSGISSDPLNQSHPSGMLCVMRVSPTSPRLRIDFIFSLLSKYATGIRYTLDTFLHQKHQLETTDEDDDDTNQSVSSIEDDFVTAFEHLEEEETSKPYNDGMNITVLRSQCGAASQTVTGHHLETHDLKILISSGQQKSLAKPSTSSVNVLGHKELPSVKTSVTTSISEPWTQRSFYRSSNASDKDSDLQKTFFSSSPAYSSESECSSPSPVIFLDEEGYQKSLKAKLELPKIPVMKDDIEDSDSEVSEFFDSFDQFDELEQTLETCLFNKDPVIGKSSQRKGHKHGKSCMNPQKFKFDRPALPANVRKPTPRKPESPYGNLCDAPDSPRPVKASREDSGLFSPIRSSAFSPLGGCTPAECFCQTDTGGDRIHENHDSVYYTYEDYAKSISCEVLGSVLRTHHTNTLSNINSIKHGENKTVTFKHGNLDQKNKSKNKSLMIKDSIQKFAADLVEKSFGSAFKDLQKGVSSCTNALCHLAIKLTSSVLQMAFDELRRQRAFSLKERAISGLANFLVSEALSNALKDLRYVKKQIFTNTVARFAADLAEELVFEGIMEVCQFSYPQTPASPQCGSFDFEDKVVKSYAKDLSESVIQEAFIELSQVDVTCTTKAAVSVSTDNIKYVSAESVVPSTQAVTFSPSFHNQAIMVTKPVQEYKKEYTVQQALFCTSGIVTSIPVPLAGSALLPYHISSTACQAKAHLSSDDSNSNGDSAQVHIVTKNREEKAACLRNICLPSEHNPGNQNDFKPTNDDIEMQSSSKLPNDPAIISNFSAAVVHTIVNETLESMTSLEVTKMVDERTDYLTKSLKEKTPPFSHCDQAVLQCSEASSNKDMFADQLSKSIIKHSIDKSKSVILNIDKNAVYKESLPVSGEESQLTPEKSPKFPDSQNHLTHCSLSAAKDCVPECKVSMVHGSSLETLPSCPAVTGQKSDLKESAKDQPLKKHNLNNTSLEALSFGQENPFPHSHTFSSTALTCVDGLHVEDKQKVRDRNVIPDTPPSTPLVPSQASSEWDIKKLTKKLKGELAKEFAPATPPSTPHNSSVGSLSENEQNTIEKEEFMLKLMRSLSEEVESSESGELPEVDVKSEHSGKKVQFAEALATHILSLATEMAASHLDNKIIQEPKVKNPCLNVQSQRSVSPTFLNPSDENLKTLCNFAGDLAAEVITEAEKIAKVRNCMLFKQKKNSCYVDGDQDYKVEEKLDIEAVVHPREVDPFILSLPSSSCMSGLMYKYPSCESVTDEYAGHIIQILKQEGGNSELIMDQYANRLAYRSVKSGLQEASKTTKVQCNSRMFPVPSTQVKTNKELLMFSNKEHHQEADKKRQSKRNEGYFCKNQTCERTLDPYRNEVSELYSFSTSLVHSITKDAKEELTASLVGLPKSLTDSCLFEKSGCEEDNECHVTPELPKSLQPSSQNHRFYHSTGSLNGYGCGDNVVQAVEQYAKKVVDDTLELTLGSTVFRVSETTKSADRVTYAEKLSPLTGQACRYCDLKELHNCTGNSSQHFFRQGSLASSKPASNPKFSSRYQKSRIFHLSVPQIHVNLDKKAVLAEKIVAEAIEKAERELSSTSLAADSGIGQEGASFAESLATEIMTAAVTNVGHAVSSSKEIEDFQSTESVGSQQMNLSIGDDSTGSWSNLSFEDEHQDESSSFHHLSESDGPDDKDEEHEDEVEGLGQDGKTLLITNIDMEPCTVDPQLRIILQWLIASEAEVAELYFHDSANKEFMLLSKQLQEKGWKVGDLLQAVLQYYEVMEKASSEERCKSLFDWLLENA